The sequence below is a genomic window from Nicotiana tomentosiformis chromosome 6, ASM39032v3, whole genome shotgun sequence.
ATTTTTGGAGGGCTCGCAGAGCAATTCCGCTGGCCTTTGCATTTCTATACTTACTTCATAACTCAAGTTTTATACCGGTGAAGTCTTGGGTGAGCACTGATAATTATTCTTTATGTGTCTTTGCAGCTATCACTTGGACAGTTCCAAAAAGGAAAGAGATACTATAAGGAAAAAGAACAGGTACTGTTGTCAAATTCATCTGCTCTACCTGGACCAAAGTGTCTACAGGAAAATCCTTTTAATCTGTCTTTTCAGTTGACGAGTCATAATCACCTTTCTATTATTTATAGTTCAAATTTATATTTTGACTCCATAGTCCATACTCCTTATTGGTGCATAATATGTGAATGCAGAAAGGAATACCAGAGACTTCGGAGAAAGTGCTGCCAACTGCTGAAACGCAATGGTGAAACCTTTAAAATAAAAGACACTGGTGGAATTGGAAGCAATGGACATAGTGGAAATCTCATTGAAGGAATGGATTTCCCTGACTATGAAGATGTTGTTAGTGCCCTGGAATCCCTCTCTAGTGGGGAGAGGAGCCCATATATTGAAGATTCTGACAATCAGGGCGGTATAATATTGGAAGAATTTTCCAGTTCCAAACGAGTCATGGAGCCAAATGATGTCTCTGATTCTGAGTCATCGGATTCTGATTCTTCTGCAGATCATGATGTCAGTTATACTTTCCCCTTGTTAGGAAGCATGAACGAGAATACATCTGAGGTGCCTTCTAAGGGCACTTCTCCTTCGAAGACAGAAGTCCAGCCAGAGCCCTGCAATGCAGAAGATTATGCGACATGGCAACGAATAATTCGGGTTGACGCAGTTCGTGCTAATGAAGAATGGATAGCATATTCCCCAGCTCAGGGGGGAGGAGTATCAGATGACCGGGCACGCTGGTCTGCGCAAGCCGTTGGATTGAAGGACTATGATCACCTAGAGCCCTCAAGGATCTTCCATGCTGCTCGGTTAGTTGCCATTCTTGAGGCATATGCGCTCTATGACCCTGAAATTGGCTATTGCCAGGGAATGAGTGATTTGCTTTCACCCATTATTACTGTGATGACAGAGGACCATGAAGCTTTTTGGTGCTTCGTCGGTTTCATGAGGAAGGCTCGACATAACTTCAGGCTTGATGAGGTTGGAATTAGGAGGCAGCTAAATATTATTTCTAAAATTATCAAACATAAGGATTCACATCTCTATAGACACTTAGAGAAGCTCCAAGCAGAGGATTGCTTTTTTGTGTACAGGATGGTGGTAGTGCTCTTCAGGAGGGAattaacttttgagcaaacactcTGCCTATGGGAGGTAATGTGGGCAGACCAGGCTGCTATTAGGGCAGGGATTGGGAAGTCTGCATGGAGTAGGATTAGGCTGCGAGCCCCACCAACAGATGATCTATTGCTTTATGCAATTGCAGCATCTGTATTACAGAGGAGGAAACAAATCATTGAGAAATATAGTAGCATGGATGAAATTTTAAGGGAGTGCAATAACATGGCTGGTCATCTTGATGTATGGAAGCTACTAGATGATGCCCATGATTTGGTGGTCACTCTCCATGACAAGATATAGACACCTTTGTTATAGTGCCTTCCAAGATTTTATACCACTAAtttattctcattcaaaattCAGCATTCCTG
It includes:
- the LOC104097342 gene encoding rab GTPase-activating protein 22-like translates to MKALKRSQTSSSSNSPSPSSSSPSSSSSSSASSSWIHLRSVLFVVASSSPAYCSASDRGHLKSPWSRRKRKHVLSPLQWRSFFTPDGKLRNGGVKFLKKVRSGGVDPSIRAEVWPFLLGVYHLDSSKKERDTIRKKNRKEYQRLRRKCCQLLKRNGETFKIKDTGGIGSNGHSGNLIEGMDFPDYEDVVSALESLSSGERSPYIEDSDNQGGIILEEFSSSKRVMEPNDVSDSESSDSDSSADHDVSYTFPLLGSMNENTSEVPSKGTSPSKTEVQPEPCNAEDYATWQRIIRVDAVRANEEWIAYSPAQGGGVSDDRARWSAQAVGLKDYDHLEPSRIFHAARLVAILEAYALYDPEIGYCQGMSDLLSPIITVMTEDHEAFWCFVGFMRKARHNFRLDEVGIRRQLNIISKIIKHKDSHLYRHLEKLQAEDCFFVYRMVVVLFRRELTFEQTLCLWEVMWADQAAIRAGIGKSAWSRIRLRAPPTDDLLLYAIAASVLQRRKQIIEKYSSMDEILRECNNMAGHLDVWKLLDDAHDLVVTLHDKI